AGGGCGTCCGGCAGCGCGCCGCCGAGTACGTCAAGGACACCGCCCGCACGGCCGCCAGGCTCGGCGTCAAGACCGTCACCGGGTTCACCGGCTCCTCGATCTGGCACACCGTCGCGATGTTCCCCCCCACCCCGGACGCCATGGTCGATGCCGGGTACCAGGACTTCGCCGACCGCTGGAACCCGATCCTGGACGTGTTCGACGAGGTCGGGGTGAAGTTCGCCCACGAGGTCCACCCGTCCGAGATCGCCTACGACTACTGGACGACGAAGCGGGCGCTGGAGGCCATCGGCCACCGCGAGGCGTTCGGCCTGAACTTCGACCCGTCGCACTTCGTCTGGCAGGACCTGGACCCGGTCGGGTTCCTGCGCGACTTCGCCGACCGGATCTACCACGTGCACTGCAAGGACTCGCGCAAGCAGCTCGACGGCCGCGCCGGCCGCCTGGGCTCGCACCTGGCGTGGGCGGACTCCCGCCGCGGCTGGGACTTCACGTCCGTCGGCCACGGCGACGTCCCGTGGGAGCTGATCTTCCGCGAGCTCAACAACATCTCCTACGGGGGCCCCACGAGCGTGGAGTGGGAGGACGCCGGCGTGGACCGCCTGCGCGGGGCGCCCGACGCCCTGGCCTTCGTCCGCCGTCTCGGCGAGCTGTTCCAGCCGCCGGCCGCCGCGTTCGACGCGGCGTTCAGCTCGAAGGGCTGATCCGGGGGCTCGTCCCGGGGACGGCTCAAGCCGGCCACCCTCCGGCCGATGAGGACCGTGGCGCGTCCAGCTCCGACGCGTCACGGTTCTCTGCAGCTGGAGGGGTGCTCCGCGTGTCGTCCGACCAGTCCGCCGGTCGGGGGCGTCTCGTCGAGGCCCCGGGCGAGCCCGCCGCGCTGAGCGGGGGCGTCTGGCGCCGTCGGCTCGTGTTCTGCGCCGTGTTCACCCTCGCCACCCTGCTCGGTCGCGGTGGTCAGGCCGACGGTGCCCACCTGGCGATCCTCTGGCCGGCCTCGGCCGTCGGCCTCCTGTGGCTCGCCGGGTCCCCGGGCCGCGCGGGGCGGGTGGTCGACGCGCTGCTGGTCCTGGTCCTCACCCTCGGCCTGCGCCGGGTGACCGGGATGCCTCTCGGGGAGTCCGCCGTCCTGTCCGTGGCCGCCGTGGTCCAGGCCCTGGCGGGGACGTGGACGTACCGGGTGCTGCAACCCAGCGGGTTCCGGCTCGCCCGGGTGCAGCACCTGCGCTCCCTGGCGCTGTCGTCGTCGTCCGGTGCGGTGCTGTCCAGCCCCGTCGCCGCGGTGGCCTTCGCGCTCGTCGACGACGTGCCGGCGCCGCTGGCGACGGCGCAGTGGGCCCTGCGGACCGCGGTGTCGACCTTCGTGGTCCTGGCCATCGTCCTGCGCTCGGCCGAGCGCGGCGCGCGCTCCCCCGGCAGCAGCACGCGCGCGCTGGAGCGCGCGGCGCAGGCCGTCGTCTTCCTCGCGGCCTACGGGATCGCCTTCGGCCTGCTGCGGGGGACGGCCGTGGCCTTCCTCGTCCTGCCGGTGGCGGTGTGGGTCGCGCTGCGGCGGACCACGACCGCGGCGACCGTGCACGTCGTGCAGGCGTCCGCCGTCGTCGTGGTCGTCACCTGGGCCGGTCGCGGCCCCTGGAGCGGGCTGGACCCGGACCTGCAGGCCGTGTGCGCCGAGGCGTTCATCGGCACGCTGGCCTTCCTCACCCTGGTCCTGGCCCTGTACCGCGACGAGAGCATCGAGAACGCCCGGCGTGCCGCGGAGCAGGCCGGGCTGCTCAACGCCGTCTTCGCCTCGATCTCCGACGCCGTGTGCGTCTTCGACCGCCAGGGGAACTCCCTGCTGCGCAACCCGGCCGCGGACGACCTGCTCGGCGGCCCGCGGGTCGACCGCCGCGAGTGGGGCCGGGCCGTGACCTTCCACCACCCCGACGGTGCGCCCTTCGCCGACGCCGAGCTGCCGGTCGTCCGGGCCCTGGCCGGGGAGGCGGTCGTGGGGGTGGACCTGCGACTGCACCGGTCGGGCGACCCGGAGGGCGTGCTCGTCAACGTCAGCGCGCAGCCGCTGCCGCGCGAGGACGGAGCCGTCTGGGGCGGTGGGGTCGTCGCCGCCTTCCACGACGTCACCGAGGTCCGGGCGGCGACCGCCCGGGTGGCGCAGGCCCACGAGCTGCTGGCCAACGTCCTGCGCGGGGCCACCGAGCACGCGATCGTGGCCGTGGACACCGCGGGCGTCGTCACCGTCTTCAGCGAGGGGGCGCAGCGGATGCTGGGCTGGACCGAGCAGGAGATGCTCGGCGGCGACGGGCTGGCGCTGCACGACCCGGCCGAGGTGCAGGCGGTGGCCGCCGCGCTCGGGCTGACCGACCCGCGGCAGATCTTCGCCGCGGCGGTCTCCGACGAGCCGACGACGGGCCGGTTCACCTACGTGCGCCGCGACGGCAGCACCCTGCCGGTGGTCCTGACCACCTCGCCCATGCGCGACCACGCCGGTGAGCTCGTGGGCTGGATCGGGATGGCCACGGACGTCTCGGAGCTGGAGAACTCCGAAGCCCTCTTCCGCGCCGCGCTGGAGACCGCGCCGGTCGGCATCGCCCTGGTCGCCGCGACGGGGGAGCGGGCCGGTCGCGTCCTGCGGGTCAACCGGTCGTTGTGCCGCTTCACCGGCCGCTGCGAGGAGGAGCTGCTGGGGGCCGAGTTCGCCGGGCTGGCGCTGGACGCGGCGCCGTTCGAGGAGCTGTTCGCCGACGTCCTGGGCCGGCGCCGGGAGCAGCGGGTCGTCCTGCGCTTCCGCGCCCCCGACGGCCGGCGGCTGGACGCGGAGGTGACCGGCACCCTCGTGCGGCCCGTCGGGGGCGAGGTCACGCTGCTGCTGCTGGTCGAGGACGTCACCGAACGCCTCGCCGCGGAGTCGGAGCTGCAGCACCGGGCGCTGCACGACGCGCTGACGGGACTGCCCAACCGGGTGCTGTTCCACGACCGCCTCGAGCACGCGGTGACCGCCGCCCGCCGCGGGACCGGGCACGTGGGGCTCCTGTACGTCGACCTCGACGGGTTCAAGGCGGTCAACGACGGCGCCGGGCACGACGCGGGGGACGACCTGCTCGTGCAGGTGGCGCAGCTGCTGACGTCCTGCGTCCGCCCGGGGGACACCGTGGCCCGTCTCGGCGGGGACGAGTTCGCGATCGTGTGCGCGGGGACGACGGCCGAGGAGGACCTCGTCGCCATCGGGGCCCGCGTGCTGGAGGCGCTGCGGGTGCCGTTCGACGTGCGCGGGCGCGACGGCCGGTCCGTGCGGGCCGTCGTGGGTGCCAGCATCGGGGTGCGCTGGTGCGACGGTGACGGCGACGTCCCGGCCGAGGAGCTGCTGCGGGACGCCGACGACGCGATGTACGCCGCGAAGCGGGCGGGGAAGGGGCGCGTCGTCGTGCACCGGGGGCGCGGGGGAACCGAGTGCGTCCCCGGCGCGTCCCACCTCTCCGTCGGGTGAGCACGTTCAGTGGTCGATCGACTACCCAACGTGTGGTTCATCTCACAGCGGCGACCGCGGCGCCCCACGGGACTGGTTGAGTGCGACGCATGACGACGACCTCCCCCCGGGTCCGCCGGCGGTCCTCCCGGCGCCCGCTGGCCGTGACCGCGCTGAGCACCACCACCGCCGCGCTCGCGGCGCTCGCGCTCGCCGCCCCCGCCTCGGCCGACCCCGTCGCCGAAGTGGACCCCGCGGCCCTGCACGTCCTGGACCGCACCAACGCCGCCCGCGCCGCCGCCGGGTGCGCCCCGCTGCTCCTGGACCCCGCCCTGCAGGTCGCCGCGCAGCAGCACACCACCGAGATGGCGGCCACCGGCACGATGTCGCACGCGGGGGCCGACGGCAGCTCGCCGCGGACCCGCCTGGCCGCCGCCGGCGCCTTCCCCGCGCTCACGGCCGAGAACGTGGCGCACGGCTACGACGCCGACGGCGTCGTGGACGCGTGGCTCGCCAGTCCCGGCCACCGGGCCAACGTCCTGGACTGCCGCCTGTCGGCCGTGGGCATCGCCGCGGCCCCGGGCGCCGAGGGCACGTGGTGGACGCAGGTCTTCGCCGGCTGGCGCTGACCCGGCCGGTGCTGACCCGGCCGGTGCTGACCCGGCCCGGCGAGACCGTCCGGCCCGCCCGCGGCATCCTGGGGTGAGGAACCCGGCCGGTGCCCCCGGCGTCGGACGGGGTGGGCGCGGGACGTGGGGCGAGGGTCGTCCCCGGGCGCCGGGAGGTCGTCGTGGCGGGTGCACCCTGGTGGGAGCAGTTCGACCCCGGCGAGTCTGTTGCGAGCGCCGCGAGCACGCGCAGCGCGGCCGGTCCCGGCGCGCCCACCGGTGCCGGCGGGGGACCGCGGCCCGGGACGGGGACCGCGGCCCCGCCCGAGCCGCAGGTCGTCGTGCACGAGCCCCGGCCCCCGCGCCCGCCGCGCGGGCTGCAGGCGGTGGCCGCGGTGCTGGCGCTCCTGCTCGTCGCCCTGCTCGGCGTCCTCGCCGCCCGGACCGTCGGCGCCTCGGACCGGTCACCGACCGGGCCCGCGACCGCGGACGGCCCGACCACGTCCCCGGTGCGCAGCGCCACCGGCGGGACGGCGGCCGCCGACGCGGCGGCCACGGCCGAGCTGGAGGACCTGCGCCGCCGCGGGCTGCAGGAGCACCCCCCGCAGGGGCAGTGGGTCGCCCAGCTCGCGGCCAAGAGCGTCGGGACGACCGACCCCGTGCAGACCGCCGCGAACGGCAGCAGCACCTTCTACGCCACCGACATCCTCGCCCAGAGCCGCGAGATCGCCTCCGGGATCGCCGGGGGCGACGTCTTCGTGCTGCGGACCACCGACTTCGGCGACGGTCTCGTCGACGCCCGCGGGAACCCGTACTGGGTGACGCTGGTCGCCGGGCCGTTCGGCGACGCCGACGACGTGCGGACCTGGTGCGACAGCGTGTTCGCCACCGTCCCGGCCGCCGACCGGTCGAACGCCTGCCTGCCCAAGCAGTTGACGCCACCGAGCTGACGGCTCGCGCCCGCCGGGGGCCTGCCCGCGGGAGCGCGCGTCAGTGCGAGGCGGTGAGGTGCCCCGCGAGCCGTTCGTGCATCGCGGCGCTGGCCTCGTTCAGCCCGACGATGGTGACGTCCTTGCCCTTGGCCGCGTACTTGGTGGTGACGGCGTCCAGGGCCGCCACCGTCGAGGCGTCCCAGACGTGGGAGTCGGACAGGTCGACGAGGACCCGCTCGGGGTCACCGGCGTAGTCGAACTGGGACACGAGGTCGTTGGAGGAGGCGAAGAACAGCGCCCCGTGGACGTGGTACGTCTTCAGGGACCCGTCCTCGGACAGGACGCCGTCGACCTCCACGAGGTGCGCCACCCGGCGGGCGAACAGCAGGGCGGCGACCAGGACGCCGACGACGACGCCGATGGCGAGGTTGTGGGTCGCGACCACGACGACGACCGTGGTGACCATGACGGTGGTCTCGCTGCGCGGCATCCGGCGCAGGGTGGCCGGCCGCACCGAGTGCCAGTCGAAGGTGCCGACGGCGACCATGACCATGACGGCGGCCAGCGCGGCCATCGGGATCGTGGCCACGACGTCGCCCAGGCCCACGACGAGGATCAGCAGGAACACCCCGGCCAGGAACGTCGACAGCCGGGTGCGGGCGCCGGAGCGGACGTTGATCATGGTCTGGCCGATCATGGCGCAGCCGCCCATGCCGCCGAAGAACCCGGTGATGACGTTGGCCGCGCCCTGGCCCCAGGCCTCGCGGGTCTTGGAGGAGCCGGTGTCGGTGACCTCGTCGACGAGCTTGGCCGTCATCAGCGACTCCATGAGCCCGACGAGGGCCAGGCCGACGGCGTAGGGGGCGATGATCCGCAGCGTCTCCAGGGTGAGGGGGACGTCCGGCAGGCCCAGCACGGGCAGGCTGTCGGGCAGGGCGCCCTCGTCCCCGACGTTCGGGACGGCCAGGTGCGCCACGACGGTCAGCGCGGTCAGGACGGCGATCGCGACCAGGGGGGCGGGCACGGCCCGGGTCACCTTCGGCAGGAAGACCATGATCGCCAGGGCGGCCGCGACCATCGGGTAGACCAGCCACGGGACGCCGACGAGGTGGGGGACCTGGGCCCAGAAGATGAGGATGGCCAGGGCGTTGACGAAGCCGACCATGACGCTGCGCGGGACGAAGCGCATGAGCCGCGGCACCCGCAGCAGCCCCAGGACGACCTGGATGAGCCCGCCGAGGATGACGGTGGCGATGAGGTAGTCCAGGCCGTGCTCGCGCACCACGGGGGCGATGACGAGTGCGATGGCGCCGGTGGCCGCCGAGATCATCGCGGGCCGGCCGCCGAGGACGGCGATGGAGACGGCCATCGTGAAGGAGGCGAAGAGGCCGACCCGGGGGTCCACCCCCGCGATGATCGAGAAGGAGATCGCCTCGGGGATGAGGGCGAGCGCCACGACGAGGCCGGCCAGCACCTCGGTCCGCAGCACGGTCGGGGTGAGCAGGGGCGGGCGTGGTCGCAGGGCGGGTGGCCGCAGGGCGGTGGAGGTCACGGACGTCCGTTCCGGGGGAGGGGTGGGGGGGTGCCCCCGAGCGCGGCGCGGTCGCGTGGGAGCTGACGGTGCAGAACTCTACCTTGACGTGAGAAGAAGGTTGAGGTGGCTCTCGGCGAACGTGTGGACCGAGCGTCACAAGCCGTGACGATCTGTCGAGCGGTCGGTGCGGACGGGTGATCCCGCCTCGTTCGGTGGCCGCTGCACCGCGCGGTGGCGGATCGGCCGGTCGGCAACGGGTCGGCGGTCCGCGCCGGACGACGGCGGAGCGCCGCCCCCGCTGTCGCCCGCTCGGCACCCCTTGCGAGGAGCTTCGGGCGAATCTACCTTCACGTAACGGTAGGGTCGGCGGTGCCGGCCCACCTCGGGGGGAGGTGCAGGTGAGCGTCGTGCGTCCGTTCCCGCCTGCCCCGGACCCGCCCCGTCGACCTCACCGACCACGTCGACCTGCGCGGCCACCGTGCCGTCCAGCGGCCGACCCGCCCACCTGGAACGAGGTCCCGTGACCACGCGCACCACCCCGAAGACCCCCGGCCGCCCGGACGTCGGCCGCCGGGCCGACGACCTGCGCCCCCGCGTGCCGGCCGCCTGGTCCGGCGCCGGGACGCGGGCGCGGACCCTGGCCACGGCCTTCGACCCCCGCCGCAACGCCCTCGACGTCCTGCGCCTGGGTCTGGCGCTGACCGTGGCGCTGGTCCACACGATGCTCCTGGGCCTCGGCCACCAGCCCCAGGCCGGTTCCACCGACGTCGGCAGCCTCGCGGTGGACGGCTTCTTCGTCCTCAGCGGTTTCCTCGTCACCGCCAGCTTCCTGCGCCTGAGGTCGCTGCGGCGCTACCTGTGGCACCGGGCGCTGCGCATCCTGCCCGGCTTCTACGTCAGCCTGGTCCTGACGGCCGCGCTCGCGGCCCCGGTGCTCGCGCTCCTGTCGGGCCGGTCCGCGACGTCGGTCTTCTCCGGCCCGGACTCGGCCGTGGACTACGTCGTGGCCAACGGGGCCCTGCTGATGCGGCAGTTCGAGATCGCCGGGCTCGGTCCCGACCCCTCGGGCACCGTCGTCAACGGCTCCCTGTGGACGCTGTTCTTCGAGGCCGCCTGCTACGGGATCGTCGCGGCCCTCGGCGTGGTCGGCGTCCTGGCCCGCCGCCGGTGGGTCGTCCTCGTCCTGCTGGGGCTGCTGTGGGCGACGACCGTCTCGGCGACGGCCGGGTTCAACCCGTTCGGGTCCGAGCTGATGCTGCGGTTCACGTTCATCTTCCTGCTCGGCGCCGCCGGTCACCTGTACGCCGACCGGGTGCCCCTGTCCCTGCCGCTGGCGGTGGCCTCGGTCGTCCTGGTGGTCGTCGGGTTGCAGCTGCTGCCGGACTACCGGGCCCTGGCCGGCCCCGCCTTCGCCTACGCCCTCCTCTACGCCGTGGTGCGCCTGCCGCTGCGGTGGCGGCCCCGGTGGGACCTGTCCTACGGCATCTACGTCTGGCACTGGCCGATCGCCCTGGTCCTGTCGACGGCCGGGCTCGCGGACGTCGCGGGGGCCGGTTTCGTCCCGGTGTCCCTGGCCTGCGCCGCCGCGGTCGCCGCGCTGTCGTGGAGGTTCGTCGAGGCCCCGGCGCTGTCCTTCAAGGACGCGGCCTGGGTGACGCGGGGTCGGCGCCGGGCCGGGGTGCGGCCGTAGGGTGAGGCTCGTGAGCGCGCTGCGACCAGGGGAGCCCGGGGAGCTGCCCGCGCCGGACAAGGCCGTGTACCAGGTGGGCGAGGTCGCCGAACGCGTCCGGCTCTCGCACCGGACCGTGCGCTACTACGACGACCAGGGCCTGCTGAGCGCGGCCCGCAGCGCGGGCAACTACCGCCTCTACAGCGAGTCCGACATCGAGCGCATGCTGACGATCCGCCGGATGAAGCCCCTCGGGTTCAGCCTCGACGAGATGCGGCACGTGCTGGGGGTGCTGGACCGCGTCGACCGCGAGAGCGCGCGGGCCCCGGAGCTGGAGCTGGAGCTGCGCCGCGCCATCGACGACGTCCGCGAGCGCCGCGACGAGCTGGCCGAGAAGGTGGCGGGCGCGGACGACTTCCTCGCCGCCCTGCGCGCCCGCCTGCCCTGACCCCGGCCGGGCCCGTCAGTCGTCCAGGTCCCCGCGCCGGTCCCCGACGGCGGAGCGTTCGCGCAGCGGGCGGGCCTGCGGCAACCGCGTGCCGATGACCTGGTCGATGACCCGGTGCGCGATGGACTGCGCGTCCAGGCCGGCGTCGCGCAGGATCTGGGCGCGCGAGGCGTGGTCGAGGAACCGGTCGGGCAGCCCGAGCTCGGTGACCCCGGTGTCGACGTCCGCCGCGCGCAGGTCCTGGCGCAGCCGGGTGCCGATCCCGCCGACGCGCACGCCGTCCTCGATCGTGACGACGAGGCGGTGCTCTCGGCACAGCTCCACGAGCGAGGACGCGACCGGCACGACCCAGCGCGGGTCGACGACGGTCGCGCCGATGCCCTGCGCGGCGAGCAGCGAGGCCGTCTCCAGCGCCGTCGTGGCCATCGAGCCGACCGCGACGAGCAGGACGTCGCGGGAACCGTCCGGGGCCTCGGCGAGCACGTCGACCCCGTCGGGGAGGCGGAACAACCGCGGCACGTCCGGGCCGACCGCGCCCTTGGGGTAGCGCAGGACGGTCGGGGCGTCCTCGACCGCGATCGCCTCGGCCAGCTCCTCGCGCAGCGTCGCGCCGTCGCGGGGGGCGGCGATGCGGATGCCCGGGACCACCTGCAGCAGGGCGAGGTCCCACATGCCGTGGTGGCTGGGGCCGTCCGGTCCGGTCACCCCGGACCGGTCGAGCACGAACGTCACCCCCGCCCGGTGCAGGGCCACGTCCATGAGGACCTGGTCGAACGCGCGGTTGACGAACGTGGCGTAGAGCGCGACGACGGGGTGCAGGCCCCCGTAGGCCAGACCGGCGGCCGTGGTGACGGCGTGCTGCTCGGCGATCCCGACGTCGAACACGCGCTCGGGGTGGCGTTCGGCGAACGTGTGCAACCCGGTGGGGCGCAGCATGGCCGCGGTGATCGCGACGATCCGGGGGTCCTGCTCGCCCAGGTCGGCGAGCTCGCGGGAGAACACCGACGTCCAGGAGGTCCCGCCGGCGACCTCGAGGGACTCGCCGGTCGTGGGGTCGATCCTGCCGACGGCGTGGAACTGGTCGGCCTGGTCGCGCAGGGCCGGTTCGAACCCGTGGCCCTTCTCCGTGATGGCGTGGACGATGACCGGTGTCCCGTAGTCGCGCGCCTGCCGCAGCGCCTGCTCCAGCGCCTCCTGGTCGTGGCCGTCGACCGGGCCGACGTACTTGACGTCCAGGTTGGAGTACAGCGCCTCGTTGCCGGTGAACCGGGCGAGGAAACCGCGCGTCCCGCCGCGCACCCCGCGGTAGAACGCCCGTCCGGGCGAGCCGAAGCGGTCGGCCGCGGCCTGGCTCTTCTCGTGCAGCCGGCGGTACTCGCTGCGGGTGCGGACCGTGCTGAGGAACCGCGCCATCCCGCCGATCGTGGCGCCGTAGGACCGTCCGTTGTCGTTGACGACGATCACCAGGCGGCGGTCGTTGTCGTGGGACACGTTGTTGAGCGCCTCCCACGTCATCCCGCCGGTGAGCGCACCGTCGCCGACGACCGCGACGACCGTGCGGTCGGTCTGGCCGGACAGCTCGAAGGCGCGGGAGATGCCGTCGGCCCACGACAGCGACGCCGAGGCGTGGGAGGACTCGACGATGTCGTGCTCGGACTCGCTGCGCTGCGGGTAGCCCGCCAGGCCCCCGCGCTCGCGCAGGTGCGAGAAGTCCTGGCGCCCGGTGAGCAGCTTGTGCACGTACGACTGGTGGCCCGTGTCGAAGATGATCGGGTCCTTGGGGGAGTCGAAGACGCGGTGCAGGGCCAGCGTCAGCTCCACCACCCCCAGGTTCGGCCCCAGGTGACCGCCGGTCTTGGCGACGGACGCGACGAGGAAGCGACGGATCTCGGCCGCCAGCTCGTCCAGTTGCGCCGGGGTCAGGTCGTCGAGGTCTCGGGGAGACCGGATCGATCCGAGCAGGTCCACAGGTGCTCCTCTCGTCTGCGCAGGCAGCTTAGGCAGCTTAGGCGGCTGCGAACGCCTCGCCAGTCCGTGCCGGCCCGCGGATCCCTCAGGCCGTGGGGGAGCGGGGGTGGGCCAGCGTGCTCTCGACCTGCCCCGAGGCCTTCCGCAGCCGTTCCAGGTCCAGCTCGTGCAGGTCGGCCTGCGCCACGGCCGCGCGCAGCCGGCCGAGCTGGGTGCGGACGGCGGTGCGCACCTCGGCCCGGGACGTGGACCAGGCGACCTCCTCCAGCATCTGCGCGACGCGGAGCAGGACCGCGGGGTCGGTCCCGTACCGCACCGGCTGCGCCACGGCCAGGTCCAGCAGCTCCGGCATCCCCGGCCGGCGCACGACCAGCCGCAGCGTGCCGTCCTCGTCGCGGGCGACCTGGTCGCCCAGGGGGCGGTCGGCCACCGCGCACAGGAACGCCGAGGTGTGGCCGATGGCGCGCACCGCCGTCGTGGGGTCGTTGATCCCCGGGGACAGCGCCTTGTCGGCCACGTCGACGAGCTGGCGCAGCCCGAAGGCCAGGTCCTGCGCCTGGGTGGGTTCCGGCCCGATGTCCACGGCCTCGTCCAGGCCCTCCTGGACCCGGCGGTGCACCTCCGCGTCCAGGGGCCTGCCCCCGCTGGACCAGCACCAGCCGATCGGGGTGCCGCGCACCACCGAACCGCCCGGGGCGCGGTCGACCACGACCACCACGTCCGCGTCCTGCGCGAGCTCCAGCAGGGGGCCCTCGTCGACGAGGCAGAGGAACCCCGACCCCGCCGCCACGAGCTGGGCGGCCCCGCCGGGGACGGTGACCGGCGTGCCCCGCTCCGCGGTCACCGTCCCGTCCGTCGGGTACAGCAGGTCGGCGGTGCGGCAGGCTTCGACCTGCACCCGCTCGAGCACCGTCTCCACGCGGATCTCCCGCGCCAGGTGGGCCAGGAACAGCACGAGGCAGACCACGCTGACCACCGCCAGCAGGAACGCCACCGTCACCGAGATGCGCGGCACCACGGCCGACACGACCGCCCCGCCGTCGTCGTCGCTCGGGCTGCGGACGGTCCGCAGCACCGTCAGCGCGTAGGTGAACGTCGACAGGAAGACCGCCAGCGTGACGTGCACGAAGCGGTCCTGGGTGAACGTGCGCAGCAGCCGCGGCGAGAACTGGCTGCTCGCCAGCTGCAACGTGACGACGGTCAGGGAGAAGGTGAGGGACGTCACCGTGATGAGGGAGCTGGCCACCGCGTCCAGGACGGTCCGCGCGGCGCCGGCGCCGCCGCCGAAGACGAGGTTGCGCACGCTGTCCGGCAACTTCTCGTCGACGGCCCCGTCCAGCAGGGGCAGCAGGACGCCCGCGATGACGGCCAGGGTGACCCCGATGACGGGCAGGGGCCACAGGCGGGTGCGGACCGCCTCCTGCAGGGCTGCGAAGCGGACGCCGACGTGGTGGGGCACCGTCGAACTCTCGCAGCACCTCGGGGCCCCCACCCGTCCGGAGGCGGGCCGGGCGAGAGCGCGGTCGCCGTCAGAGCGAGAGCGAGGGGTGCAGCTTCGCGACCGTCCAGGTGCGGCGGCGGTGGCAGGCGAGCACGGTGAGGCCCATCGCCAGCACCCCGAAGGCGGCCAGGACGCCCGCGTCGAGCAGGACGGGACCCGCGGCGGCACCGGCGACGAGGTGGCGCAGGCCGTCGGCCGCGTAGGACATCGGCAGGAACGGGTGGATGGCCTCGAAGAACGCCGGGGACGTGCCCACGGGGTAGGTGCCCCCGGCCGACGTGA
The sequence above is drawn from the Kineococcus mangrovi genome and encodes:
- a CDS encoding sugar phosphate isomerase/epimerase family protein, which translates into the protein MAEPLKTPRPVTLFTGQWADLPFEEVCRLASEWGFDGLEIATWGDHLDSTRGARDDDYIAEKKATLEKHGLQVWTISAHLSGQAVCDLIDARHQDIVSVDVWGDGDPEGVRQRAAEYVKDTARTAARLGVKTVTGFTGSSIWHTVAMFPPTPDAMVDAGYQDFADRWNPILDVFDEVGVKFAHEVHPSEIAYDYWTTKRALEAIGHREAFGLNFDPSHFVWQDLDPVGFLRDFADRIYHVHCKDSRKQLDGRAGRLGSHLAWADSRRGWDFTSVGHGDVPWELIFRELNNISYGGPTSVEWEDAGVDRLRGAPDALAFVRRLGELFQPPAAAFDAAFSSKG
- a CDS encoding diguanylate cyclase domain-containing protein — its product is MSSDQSAGRGRLVEAPGEPAALSGGVWRRRLVFCAVFTLATLLGRGGQADGAHLAILWPASAVGLLWLAGSPGRAGRVVDALLVLVLTLGLRRVTGMPLGESAVLSVAAVVQALAGTWTYRVLQPSGFRLARVQHLRSLALSSSSGAVLSSPVAAVAFALVDDVPAPLATAQWALRTAVSTFVVLAIVLRSAERGARSPGSSTRALERAAQAVVFLAAYGIAFGLLRGTAVAFLVLPVAVWVALRRTTTAATVHVVQASAVVVVVTWAGRGPWSGLDPDLQAVCAEAFIGTLAFLTLVLALYRDESIENARRAAEQAGLLNAVFASISDAVCVFDRQGNSLLRNPAADDLLGGPRVDRREWGRAVTFHHPDGAPFADAELPVVRALAGEAVVGVDLRLHRSGDPEGVLVNVSAQPLPREDGAVWGGGVVAAFHDVTEVRAATARVAQAHELLANVLRGATEHAIVAVDTAGVVTVFSEGAQRMLGWTEQEMLGGDGLALHDPAEVQAVAAALGLTDPRQIFAAAVSDEPTTGRFTYVRRDGSTLPVVLTTSPMRDHAGELVGWIGMATDVSELENSEALFRAALETAPVGIALVAATGERAGRVLRVNRSLCRFTGRCEEELLGAEFAGLALDAAPFEELFADVLGRRREQRVVLRFRAPDGRRLDAEVTGTLVRPVGGEVTLLLLVEDVTERLAAESELQHRALHDALTGLPNRVLFHDRLEHAVTAARRGTGHVGLLYVDLDGFKAVNDGAGHDAGDDLLVQVAQLLTSCVRPGDTVARLGGDEFAIVCAGTTAEEDLVAIGARVLEALRVPFDVRGRDGRSVRAVVGASIGVRWCDGDGDVPAEELLRDADDAMYAAKRAGKGRVVVHRGRGGTECVPGASHLSVG
- a CDS encoding CAP domain-containing protein, translated to MTTTSPRVRRRSSRRPLAVTALSTTTAALAALALAAPASADPVAEVDPAALHVLDRTNAARAAAGCAPLLLDPALQVAAQQHTTEMAATGTMSHAGADGSSPRTRLAAAGAFPALTAENVAHGYDADGVVDAWLASPGHRANVLDCRLSAVGIAAAPGAEGTWWTQVFAGWR
- a CDS encoding SulP family inorganic anion transporter gives rise to the protein MTSTALRPPALRPRPPLLTPTVLRTEVLAGLVVALALIPEAISFSIIAGVDPRVGLFASFTMAVSIAVLGGRPAMISAATGAIALVIAPVVREHGLDYLIATVILGGLIQVVLGLLRVPRLMRFVPRSVMVGFVNALAILIFWAQVPHLVGVPWLVYPMVAAALAIMVFLPKVTRAVPAPLVAIAVLTALTVVAHLAVPNVGDEGALPDSLPVLGLPDVPLTLETLRIIAPYAVGLALVGLMESLMTAKLVDEVTDTGSSKTREAWGQGAANVITGFFGGMGGCAMIGQTMINVRSGARTRLSTFLAGVFLLILVVGLGDVVATIPMAALAAVMVMVAVGTFDWHSVRPATLRRMPRSETTVMVTTVVVVVATHNLAIGVVVGVLVAALLFARRVAHLVEVDGVLSEDGSLKTYHVHGALFFASSNDLVSQFDYAGDPERVLVDLSDSHVWDASTVAALDAVTTKYAAKGKDVTIVGLNEASAAMHERLAGHLTASH
- a CDS encoding acyltransferase family protein translates to MTTRTTPKTPGRPDVGRRADDLRPRVPAAWSGAGTRARTLATAFDPRRNALDVLRLGLALTVALVHTMLLGLGHQPQAGSTDVGSLAVDGFFVLSGFLVTASFLRLRSLRRYLWHRALRILPGFYVSLVLTAALAAPVLALLSGRSATSVFSGPDSAVDYVVANGALLMRQFEIAGLGPDPSGTVVNGSLWTLFFEAACYGIVAALGVVGVLARRRWVVLVLLGLLWATTVSATAGFNPFGSELMLRFTFIFLLGAAGHLYADRVPLSLPLAVASVVLVVVGLQLLPDYRALAGPAFAYALLYAVVRLPLRWRPRWDLSYGIYVWHWPIALVLSTAGLADVAGAGFVPVSLACAAAVAALSWRFVEAPALSFKDAAWVTRGRRRAGVRP
- a CDS encoding MerR family transcriptional regulator; protein product: MSALRPGEPGELPAPDKAVYQVGEVAERVRLSHRTVRYYDDQGLLSAARSAGNYRLYSESDIERMLTIRRMKPLGFSLDEMRHVLGVLDRVDRESARAPELELELRRAIDDVRERRDELAEKVAGADDFLAALRARLP
- the dxs gene encoding 1-deoxy-D-xylulose-5-phosphate synthase — translated: MDLLGSIRSPRDLDDLTPAQLDELAAEIRRFLVASVAKTGGHLGPNLGVVELTLALHRVFDSPKDPIIFDTGHQSYVHKLLTGRQDFSHLRERGGLAGYPQRSESEHDIVESSHASASLSWADGISRAFELSGQTDRTVVAVVGDGALTGGMTWEALNNVSHDNDRRLVIVVNDNGRSYGATIGGMARFLSTVRTRSEYRRLHEKSQAAADRFGSPGRAFYRGVRGGTRGFLARFTGNEALYSNLDVKYVGPVDGHDQEALEQALRQARDYGTPVIVHAITEKGHGFEPALRDQADQFHAVGRIDPTTGESLEVAGGTSWTSVFSRELADLGEQDPRIVAITAAMLRPTGLHTFAERHPERVFDVGIAEQHAVTTAAGLAYGGLHPVVALYATFVNRAFDQVLMDVALHRAGVTFVLDRSGVTGPDGPSHHGMWDLALLQVVPGIRIAAPRDGATLREELAEAIAVEDAPTVLRYPKGAVGPDVPRLFRLPDGVDVLAEAPDGSRDVLLVAVGSMATTALETASLLAAQGIGATVVDPRWVVPVASSLVELCREHRLVVTIEDGVRVGGIGTRLRQDLRAADVDTGVTELGLPDRFLDHASRAQILRDAGLDAQSIAHRVIDQVIGTRLPQARPLRERSAVGDRRGDLDD